One region of Henckelia pumila isolate YLH828 unplaced genomic scaffold, ASM3356847v2 CTG_270:::fragment_1, whole genome shotgun sequence genomic DNA includes:
- the LOC140870845 gene encoding disease resistance protein RPM1-like, whose protein sequence is MAECLKFVLEKVTDLLEEKVNLVKGARRDVEYVRDELERVIAFLRNADSAGSCDPELDVWVKQVRVLAHDIEDIIDNFVHQIHDRRDGFPGNLISYAKKLKTRYQMASEIQEIKSRMKDVAERHQRYGYLKSVPNPGSSMSGTSSEIDRRGDALLLEEGELVGIDDRRNEVVSRVLEGGLRLQVVSVVGMGGSGKTTLVKKVFDDGFVKKHFHNHAWITVSESFKMEELLKDVIQQLYGQVKLPVPLELGTMNSSRLKAIVKDFLRQKKFLLVFDDVWSAEAWEGIKHVLPDENQGSRVIITTRARDTVENDDCVYEMDPLSEKDSWILFSQKVFRGDSCPAHLVDICKNILRRCGGLPLAIVAISGVLSTKKVTNIDQWKIFMNGVGSELEGNDRLGSLKAIMLLSFNHLPDYLKPCFMYLSKYPEDHLIGHNTLVRLWIAEGLVQQKEGRTLEEVAEGYLNELINRSLMRPMVTNDDGSVKASCIHDFYRELIVQKSSEQNLMTLSSSENILWTKRVRRLSIHGTFHDNGVERYGSRLCSLQSFGAVDSVSVSRILQLIENCKMLKVLDLRGIPLETCPEIIFQLFHLKYLCLRKSRIKKLPRSVENLRKLEVLDLKETRITKLPIGILKLKHLRQLLVYHHVPSSYISYNYVNAFKALKGIGHLKSLQKLGFIQVGRGGRALKEIASMTKLRKVSLTKLRAIDSAVLCAMIENLCKITSLGLRAVEGDILDLQLVSSPPPFLQRLYLNGRMQQFPYWIQSLSSLVKIYMRWSRLGDDPLQYLQDLPNLVHIEFLEAYTGQILCFKAGKFQKLKLLGLDKLAALKSVIFEEGASPLLEKLIIQRCALLESIPFGIERLTNMKVLEFFDMPGEFIVSGDEHWKFKHIPNVHLTYWRDGFWEVCPLEGSGKNEKSCESGGSIVRSQEQRNWL, encoded by the coding sequence ATGGCAGAGTGTCTTAAGTTTGTTCTTGAAAAGGTGACAGATTTATTGGAGGAGAAAGTGAATCTGGTAAAAGGGGCAAGAAGGGATGTTGAATATGTGAGGGATGAACTGGAGAGAGTGATCGCTTTCCTCAGAAACGCTGATTCTGCAGGTAGTTGCGATCCGGAGCTGGATGTTTGGGTGAAGCAGGTACGGGTTCTTGCTCATGATATTGAAGATATCATAGATAATTTCGTGCATCAGATTCATGATCGCAGGGACGGTTTCCCTGGAAATCTGATTTCTTATGCCAAGAAACTGAAAACCCGTTACCAAATGGCTTCGGAGATCCAGGAAATCAAATCCCGGATGAAGGATGTGGCGGAGAGGCACCAGAGATATGGGTACCTCAAGAGTGTTCCGAATCCGGGATCCAGTATGTCGGGCACCTCTAGTGAAATTGATCGTCGAGGTGATGCGCTTCTTTTGGAGGAAGGGGAGCTTGTGGGCATTGATGACCGGAGAAATGAGGTTGTTTCTCGGGTTTTGGAGGGGGGTTTGAGGCTTCAGGTGGTGTCTGTTGTGGGGATGGGAGGTTCCGGGAAGACGACTCTGGTCAAGAAAGTGTTTGATGATGGTTTTGTGAAGAAACATTTCCACAATCACGCTTGGATTACGGTTTCTGAATCTTTTAAGATGGAGGAGCTTTTGAAAGATGTGATTCAGCAATTGTATGGACAGGTGAAGCTGCCTGTTCCTCTGGAGTTGGGCACCATGAATAGCAGTAGGCTGAAAGCCATTGTCAAGGATTTCTTGAGGCAGAAGAAGTTTTTGCTTGTTTTCGATGATGTTTGGAGCGCAGAGGCCTGGGAAGGGATCAAACATGTGTTGCCTGATGAAAATCAAGGCAGTCGTGTCATTATCACGACACGTGCTAGAGATACAGTTGAGAATGATGATTGTGTGTATGAAATGGATCCCTTGTCGGAAAAGGATTCTTGGATTCTTTTCAGCCAGAAGGTGTTTAGAGGGGATTCTTGCCCTGCACATTTGGTTGACATTTGCAAGAATATCCTGAGAAGATGTGGAGGTTTGCCACTTGCTATTGTCGCAATTAGTGGTGTGCTGTCGACAAAGAAGGTGACTAATATCGATCAATGGAAGATTTTTATGAATGGCGTTGGTTCTGAACTAGAAGGCAATGATCGGCTCGGAAGTCTCAAAGCCATTATGTTGCTAAGCTTTAATCATCTCCCTGACTAtctcaaaccatgttttatgtATTTGAGCAAGTATCCGGAGGATCATTTGATCGGGCACAACACCCTTGTCCGACTTTGGATAGCTGAAGGATTAGTACAGCAGAAAGAGGGACGAACCCTTGAAGAAGTTGCTGAAGGCTATCTCAATGAGCTCATCAATCGAAGCTTGATGCGTCCCATGGTGACAAATGATGATGGAAGTGTGAAAGCTAGCTGCATTCACGACTTTTACCGGGAGCTCATCGTACAAAAATCGAGTGAGCAGAACTTAATGACTCTTTCCTCTTCTGAAAACATTTTGTGGACTAAAAGGGTTCGGCGTTTATCAATCCACGGCACATTCCACGATAATGGAGTTGAGAGATATGGTTCTCGACTCTGTTCTCTTCAGTCATTTGGTGCAGTGGATAGTGTATCCGTTTCAAGAATCTTGCAGTTGATCGAAAACTGTAAAATGCTGAAAGTTTTGGACTTGAGGGGTATTCCTTTGGAGACATGTCCCGAAATTATTTTCCAATTGTTTCATTTGAAGTATCTATGCTTGAGAAAATCTAGGATCAAAAAGCTACCAAGATCGGTCGAGAATCTTCGGAAGCTAGAGGTGTTGGATCTTAAAGAGACTCGAATAACCAAGTTGCCGATTGGGATTCTAAAGCTTAAACATCTCCGCCAGCTTTTAGTTTACCATCATGTCCCGAGTTCGTATATTTCTTATAACTATGTAAATGCTTTCAAAGCTTTGAAAGGAATAGGACATTTAAAATCGCTGCAAAAACTCGGATTTATACAAGTGGGTCGAGGAGGCCGTGCGCTTAAAGAGATAGCATCAATGACCAAACTTAGGAAAGTTAGCCTTACGAAGTTAAGAGCCATAGATAGCGCTGTTTTGTGCGCAATGATTGAAAATCTCTGCAAGATTACATCATTAGGTCTAAGAGCAGTGGAAGGAGACATTCTTGATCTTCAACTTGTTTCTTCACCGCCACCCTTCCTTCAACGTTTATACCTGAACGGGCGTATGCAACAGTTCCCATATTGGATTCAATCCCTTAGTAGCTTGGTTAAAATTTACATGAGATGGAGTCGATTAGGGGACGATCCGCTTCAGTACCTTCAAGACCTGCCTAATCTTGTCCATATTGAATTTCTTGAGGCCTATACTGGACAGATTTTGTGTTTTAAGGCAGGCAAGTTTCAGAAGTTGAAACTGCTCGGACTTGACAAGTTGGCAGCTCTAAAATCGGTGATCTTTGAAGAGGGTGCCTCGCCTCTACTCGAAAAACTTATAATCCAGCGATGTGCTCTGTTGGAGAGCATCCCATTCGGGATTGAGCGGCTCACAAACATGAAagttcttgaattttttgaCATGCCAGGAGAGTTTATTGTGTCAGGCGATGAACACTGGAAATTTAAGCATATTCCTAATGTGCATCTCACATACTGGAGGGATGGGTTCTGGGAAGTCTGCCCATTGGAGGGGTCGGGGAAAAATGAGAAATCATGTGAATCTGGAGGTTCCATTGTTAGGAGCCAGGAACAAAGGAACTGGCTGTAA